The Astatotilapia calliptera chromosome 14, fAstCal1.2, whole genome shotgun sequence genome includes a region encoding these proteins:
- the brca2 gene encoding breast cancer type 2 susceptibility protein has product MDLPLKNMYETFKDEIWKELGPLDHNWFDILTAQTSANEGSGSDQDELCANQEGHFKTPLDKTAVDSQLFSTPKVFRHSRIVLPEIVDEQSFSTTQENDTLPWMETQSPYVFRISKKGVPDTEYEEIQPQNQDNFDPLDTPHKSPMSYAKHISESLGAQINPDISWTSSLNTPPPVPSTLILSKVDESPCPVSVSADKSVVFVRKLFPSLSNPSRIVVAPPKNDNITTDNHDAVLPEVVSSQTLLMQNEGIWQQILRGANGDGKMASAPDEFQNASSTFLANSSSALRKVKPDRIRRKQFKLSEHDCSSTDISKTNQCNEEHKADEEHSTVPSSPPAKNGSTGISQWSPLNLSEIPPCTAENNILTELQPDFDSRQLVRPPIKITDTGLIRKKRKFIYTVETLKPKVKENETNFQKMNTSSVIPDTGPELSSKQSQDAPDEASCCSNEKNAEEKCTLENLPSSVQEKVQDLDMSQLHKDFAQDFSQISDSGRPTKGVAEDQDHFSPSACLLAMKKAKHQTIQASLHHDYNSISNTGHTSTTNQNYSTNEGTISDSGFQSAVADITHTASSCIVPFSENTGSKTDIHRTTPFPSTQRGNEKSQLLERQTIDGEREGQLDKESTVSQLPSSLKGTDDGLNCIPQNGEVRGRLLEKTNISLPPAHASGFKTASNKGIQISLANLEKARHLFEERDGDQPTKCNSATKLKNSQSNGSMTSTVSVSNQQPSVSEIFEGGSCHLTASQKADVTELCTLLEEADSQFEFTQFRGAEVKQPFQENACFLEKTDKDLDPDFLAGIDFDDSFSSDAEKHLAITAMPDKMTCVVDEKANGGTSNITDKSTGVSVSSSVKRENISAGEVLSSSEDIPGRNNWLISKKQKSLNRAEHGDASKMEKPNPLMLGVTFKTAGGNALRVSKTCLSKARALFADLEINVSDLNISHKQAAETDAKTKKMCNVDSETATADFKFTLKDDCHVEEKTWSCFSNTKQPVSALKQARDMQDKDTTKSFENCKMDAITISEEHAIVDTEFENVNTGLSRPHPDDIEMERVGCNTVLEFKNPVSFHENSFSTSKLLPCPALKSIDSSAISELSSGDGFCTASGRKVSVSADAMKKAKCLLNDTYSLEDTSKKISQKENVLRAAQFTAQNKESIPKTSGFDTATGKGVSISSTAHKKAKCPLSESDTVYHKINAKPSHYKIPVYGPPPSNVGFLAASGKKIAFSSKALQKAKALFSDISFSADSPAGPYPKNGDKENDNCEHPDKMQSGLTAEGENVHVSEKQILKDFEDSVLTNAMQERVDCDIDVNNGENIMHTSGSGSDLGIRPDQGMTSNISVESANKQVKQKDSLPLQSGGFGPVNGKGVSISSEALKRATSLLEQCDEENTKINVNQSHLKTSVYSPLPTSGGFHAASGKALTLSSEALQKALFSDIISSTESPVVPHTQSIKIFVKSGSGCTEDKNKQLKKEEASFPLQSGGFQTASGKGLAISSEALKKAKSLLGEFDELGDRSGKPSCSKTPVPENGRFLAASGKPVALSSEALQKAKTLFSDIISSAESPHAKNSDRNHDNCEPMAKMQSGFKTAGGKKVHVSQKDLLNAKHLLKVLDDSVLTKAMQMAEDCDMDVSNGISAKHKSIAPMVGTGSDEKNLPETRLQQKATLGFSVESEKRYTEDKDKQAEQKNDTLLLQTASGKGVTIASEALRKARSLLGECNEMEDKIGINPSCSKIPVHDSLPQNGGFRAASGKPVAFSSEALQRAKALFGDISISAEIPHAKNSHKKYDYGENTQKMQCSSKTVGGEKVNVSEQNLLKAKHLLKEADDSVSKKAMQVEDGFTKDCNMDINYGISVKHNTLSISDISKDSGNGCTEVTNEHMKQKNTWPQQSVGFQTASGKGVAVSSKALKRAKTLLSECEGVEDKISITAPRGKISAHGPPFRSSGFLAASGKPVALSSEAMQKAKALFSDISQSRDTPAVAHTRKNDKKIDAHNREETHCGFSTAGGVKVQVSKKSLLKATSLFKEFDDGECHDSLLFSTSPQDDPMPNLSKVEDVEGPSGSNLTTASDKYMSTKGTASLVVESVPSLQESDLKVENLRGHGCTSVNNKAAKDAFKFQEDTITPSGAGTLHDCPEEEMQCLLDYEINEESSTKESKVLKPNESSVLNFQSLNLTGCTETQQKFLAQEALDCTKALLEDEGLAEHNLFMTLENMPLQHNTSANGCEESEKRRGKRSVEDTEMNGQPPLKRRLLEEFDRSLVDPKASTLYPVKSCSNGLMKDRGVFKYSTSLYPNITRPHSGKTYVETRFQKTQIQNSMTGDPRSKSAYYKTSAFVPPFVRNAKTETHKTMVLKDSIRIPSAFVPPFKKQRTIVEESSCKAHEGEDKHQKPFVMSSNSKCFVPPTKKTQGAADGTAVAAARSDDMNNQSLPVDFRSVSAVGETSGVDGTCSRRQDVYQNLQNTELAQDIQDMRLRKKKRQNIRPLPGSLYLKKTSGVPRIPLKAAVNGKIPGRYTPKKLYGYGVQKYVSDITSENAESFRFSLLQFIKLEAFTDEGGVQLADGGWLVPSNDGTAGKEEFYRALCDTPGVDPKLISEAWVYNHYRWIVWKQASMEKSFPEIVGSRCLTPEQILLQLKYRYDVEVDHSRRPALRKIMEKDDTAAKTLVLCVCDIISRGHSPKTQSHNDTKTPHSADAKVETSAALIWLTDGWYAIKAQLDEPLTAMVHKGRLTVGGKLIIHGAQLVGSQDACSPLEAPESLMLKICANSCRPARWDAKLGFHKDPRPFLLPISCLYSNGGPVGSVDIVVLRSYPMQWMERKPDGSVVFRSSRAEEKEARRYNSHKQNAMEILFAKIQSEFENEEKGSIKPQRRRKTISHQEIANLQDGEELYEAVGDDPAYLEAHLSAHQLEALHTYRRSLMEKKQAELQDRYHRALEAEENEMNCPKREVTPVWRLCIADSMEQPGRVYQLNLWRPSSDLQSLLKEGCRFKVYNLTTSDGKKRSCIEPVQLTGTKKTQFQELQASHEWLSTYFQPRVCTNFLNLQNPDFEPLCGEIDLAGYVINVVDGKGSSPAFYLADEKLNFVKVRCFSSLSQTGLEDVLKPRVILALSNLQLRGQSMHPTPVVYAGDLTSFSTNPKEVHLQESFSQLKTLVQCQENFFVTAEEKLSELVRSNGRSYSSSPALQRQTPASLTDRRQDIKSSVISQKPGRNLGSVTPVSRKSPTPTSSAEKDPKSLKRRRALDYLSRIPSPPPLSHLGSVASPCVNKTFNPPRRSVTPSTLKTVQTPSHKPADSLGEDEWVNDEELAMIDTQALRVNLI; this is encoded by the exons GTTTCTGCAGACAAAAGTGTTGTT TTTGTACGGAAGCTTTTCCCTTCTCTTTCAAATCCTTCCAGAATTGTGGTAGCACCACCTAAAAATGATAATATAACTACTGATAACCACG ATGCTGTTTTGCCTGAAGTTGTTTCCTCCCAGACTTTATTAATGCAGAATGAGGGTATTTGGCAACAGATACTACGGGGTGCTAATGGAGATGGCAAAATGGCCAGTGCTCCTGATGAATTTCAAAATGCTTCATCCACTTTCCTCGCCAACAGTAGTTCAGCACTGAGAAAAGTGAAACCTGACAGAATCAGACGGAAGCAATTCAAATTAAGTGAACATGACTGCAGCTCTACAGATAtctcaaaaacaaaccagtgtaaTGAAGAGCACAAAGCTGATGAAGAACATAGCACCGTTCCATCATCCCCACCGGCAAAAAATGGAAGCACTGGAATCAGCCAATGGTCTCCATTGAATTTATCTGAAATTCCCCCTTGTACTgcagaaaataatattttaacagAACTGCAGCCTGACTTTGATTCTAGACAGCTTGTCAGGCCACCTATAAAAATCACAGACACTGGATTaattaggaaaaaaagaaaatttatttacACTGTTGAGACTTTGAAGccaaaagttaaagaaaatgaaactaacTTTCAGAAGATGAACACATCATCAGTAATTCCAGATACTG GACCAGAACTGAGTAGTAAGCAGTCACAAGATGCCCCAGATGAAGCAAGCTGCTGCAGTAATGAGAAGAATGCAGAAGAAAAATGTACTTTGGAAAATTTGCCTTCATCTGTGCAAGAAAAAGTCCAGGATCTTGACATGTCACAGCTTCACAAAGATTTTGCACAAGACTTCAGCCAAATTTCAGACTCTGGTAGACCGACTAAAGGAGTTGCAGAAGATCAAGACCACTTCTCACCTTCAGCCTGTCTGTTGGCCATGAAAAAAGCTAAGCATCAAACAATTCAAGCAAGCCTTCACCATGACTATAACAGCATCAGTAACACAGGACATACGTCTACCACTAATCAAAATTATTCCACCAATGAAGGCACCATAAGTGACAGTGGTTTCCAGTCTGCTGTTGCAGATATCACTCACACTGCTTCTTCTTGTATTGTTCCTTTCTCAGAGAACACTGGATCAAAAACTGATATTCACAGGACTACTCCTTTTCCATCTACGcagagaggaaatgaaaaatcCCAGCTCCTGGAAAGACAGACTATAGATGGCGAAAGAGAAGGTCAGTTGGACAAGGAGAGCACAGTATCACAACTGCCAAGCAGTCTAAAAGGAACTGATGATGGCCTTAACTGCATTCCACAAAATGGTGAGGTTCGTGGCAGACTGCTAGAGAAGACAAACATTTCTCTTCCACCCGCTCATGCATCAGGATTCAAAACGGCTTCAAATAAAGGTATACAAATTTCCTTGGCCAACCTGGAGAAGGCAAGGCATCTCTTTGAAGAAAGAGATGGCGATCAGCCCACCAAATGCAACAGTGCCACGAAACTTAAAAATAGCCAGAGCAATGGATCCATGACAAGCACAGTTTCTGTATCAAATCAGCAACCTTCTGTAAGTGAAATATTTGAGGGTGGCAGCTGCCACTTAACAGCTTCACAAAAAGCTGATGTGACAGAACTGTGCACTCTCTTGGAAGAAGCAGATAGCCAGTTTGAATTTACACAGTTCAGAGGTGCAGAAGTAAAACAGCCTTTTCAAGAAAATGCCTGCTTTCTAGAGAAGACTGACAAAGACCTTGATCCTGATTTTCTTGCAGGCATAGATTTTGATGACAGCTTTAGTTCAGATGCTGAAAAGCACTTGGCAATAACTGCCATGCCTGACAAAATGACCTGTGTGGTAGATGAAAAAGCAAATGGTGGGACATCAAACATCACTGATAAATCCACCGGTGTATCAGTGTCGAGTTctgtaaaaagagaaaatatctctGCTGGAGAGGTGCTTTCCTCTTCAGAAGACATTCCTGGAAGAAATAATTGGCTTATatcaaagaagcaaaaaagtcTTAACAGAGCTGAGCACGGTGACGCAAGCAAGATGGAGAAACCGAATCCTTTAATGCTTGGTGTTACCTTTAAGACTGCAGGAGGGAATGCTTTAAGAGTTTCAAAAACATGTCTAAGCAAAGCTAGAGCTTTATTTGCTGATTTAGAAATTAATGTGTCAGATCTGAATATATCACACAAACAGGCTGCTGAGACTGatgcaaaaaccaaaaagatgTGCAATGTAGATTCTGAAACGGCCACAGCTGATTTCAAGTTCACTCTCAAAGACGACTGCCACGTTGAAGAGAAAACTTGGAGTTGTTTTTCCAACACCAAACAGCCTGTCTCTGCATTGAAACAGGCCAGAGACATGCAAGATAAAGATACTACGAAAAGTTTTGAAAACTGCAAAATGGATGCCATTACCATTTCTGAGGAACATGCCATTGTAGACACAGAGTTTGAGAATGTAAACACTGGACTAAGTAGGCCACATCCTGATGATATAGAAATGGAACGTGTTGGTTGTAACACTGTGCTGGAATTTAAAAATCCAGTTTCTTTCCATGAAAACTCATTTTCCACTTCAAAGCTTCTACCATGCCCAGCATTAAAGAGTATTGATTCCTCTGCCATCAGTGAATTGAGCAGTGGTGATGGATTCTGTACAGCCAGTGGGAGGAAAGTATCCGTGTCAGCTGATGCAATGAAAAAGGCTAAATGTCTTCTGAATGACACTTATTCACTTGAAGacacaagcaaaaaaataagccaaaaagaaaatgttttaagagCAGCACAGTTCACTGCTCAAAATAAAGAATCTATTCCTAAAACAAGTGGATTTGACACAGCCACTGGGAAAGGAGTTTCAATTTCATCCACAGCTCACAAGAAAGCAAAATGCCCGTTGAGTGAATCTGATACAGTGTATCATAAAATCAATGCAAAACCATCACATTACAAGATTCCAGTATATGGCCCACCACCCAGCAATGTAGGATTTCTTGCAGCCAGTGGAAAGAAAATAGCATTTTCCTCCAAGGCCCTTCAGAAGGCCAAAGCACTTTTCAGTGATATCAGTTTCAGTGCAGACAGCCCAGCTGGTCCTTACCCAAAGAACGGTGACAAGGAAAATGACAATTGTGAACATCCAGACAAAATGCAGAGTGGTTTGACCGCAGAGGGAGAAAACGTCCATGTCTCAGAGAAGCAAATTTTAAAGGACTTTGAAGATTCTGTTTTAACAAACGCTATGCAAGAGAGAGTAGACTGTGATATAGATGTTAACAATGGTGAAAATATTATGCATACAAGTGGAAGTGGCAGTGACTTAGGAATTAGACCAGATCAAGGGATGACTTCAAACATTTCTGTAGAGTCTGCAAATAAACAAGTGAAACAAAAAGACAGTTTGCCACTACAAAGTGGTGGATTTGGTCCAGTAAATGGAAAGGGAGTTTCCATTTCATCTGAAGCCCTTAAGAGAGCAACATCCCTGTTGGAGCAATGTGATGAAGAGAACACTAAAATCAATGTTAATCAGTCACATTTGAAGACTTCAGTTTACAGCCCACTCCCCACAAGTGGTGGATTTCATGCAGCCAGTGGAAAGGCTTTGACACTTTCATCCGAAGCCCTTCAGAAGGCTCTTTTCAGTGATATCATTTCCAGTACAGAGAGTCCAGTTgttccacacacacagagtataaAAATTTTTGTAAAGTCTGGAAGTGGATGcactgaagacaaaaacaaacagctaaaaaaagaagaagccagTTTCCCACTACAAAGTGGTGGGTTTCAGACAGCGAGCGGAAAAGGACTTGCTATTTCATCTGAAGCCCTCAAGAAAGCAAAATCCCTGTTGGGTGAATTTGATGAATTGGGTGATAGAAGTGGAAAGCCATCATGTTCAAAGACTCCAGTCCCAGAGAATGGTAGATTTCTTGCAGCCAGTGGAAAGCCTGTGGCACTTTCATCTGAGGCCCTTCAGAAGGCTAAAACTCTCTTCAGTGATATAATTTCCAGTGCAGAGAGCCCACATGCAAAGAACAGTGACAGAAACCATGACAATTGTGAACCTATGGCAAAAATGCAGAGCGGTTTCAAAACTGCAGGCGGAAAAAAGGTTCATGTATCACAGAAAGATCTTTTGAATGCAAAACATCTTTTGAAGGTCTTAGATGATTCTGTTTTAACAAAAGCAATGCAAATGGCAGAAGACTGTGATATGGATGTTAGCAATGGCATTTcagcaaaacacaaaagtaTAGCACCTATGGTTGGAACAGGGAGTGATGAGAAAAACCTTCCAGAAACCAGACTACAGCAAAAGGCGACTTTGGGCTtttctgtagagtctgagaaAAGATACACTGAGGACAAAGACAAACAAGCGgaacaaaaaaatgacactttGTTGCTACAAACAGCGAGTGGAAAAGGAGTTACCATTGCATCTGAAGCTCTAAGGAAAGCAAGATCTCTGTTGGGTGAATGTAATGAAATGGAGGATAAAATTGGTATAAACCCTTCATGTTCCAAGATTCCAGTTCATGACTCACTTCCTCAGAATGGTGGATTTCGTGCTGCAAGTGGAAAGCCTGTAGCATTTTCCTCTGAGGCCCTTCAGAGGGCGAAAGCTCTCTTTGGTGATATAAGTATCAGTGCAGAGATTCCACATGCAAAGAATAGTCACAAGAAATATGACTACggtgaaaacacacagaaaatgcaATGTAGCTCCAAAACTGTAGGAGGAGAAAAAGTTAATGTTTCAGAGCAAAACCTTCTGAAAGCAAAACATCTTTTGAAGGAAGCTGATGACTCTGTTTCAAAAAAGGCAATGCAAGTGGAAGATGGTTTTACTAAAGATTGCAATATGGATATTAACTATGGAATTTCAGTAAAACATAATACATTGTCTATCAGTGACATTTCTAAGGACTCAGGAAATGGATGTACTGAAGTCACAAAtgaacacatgaaacaaaaaaacacttggCCCCAACAAAGTGTTGGATTTCAGACAGCAAGTGGAAAAGGAGTCGCTGTTTCATCTAAAGCTCTGAAGAGAGCCAAAACCCTTCTAAGTGAATGTGAAGGAGTTGAGGATAAAATCAGTATAACAGCACCACGGGGCAAGATTTCGGCTCATGGTCCACCATTCAGGAGTAGTGGTTTTCTTGCAGCCAGTGGTAAGCCTGTTGCACTTTCATCAGAGGCCATGCAGAAGGCGAAAGCTCTTTTCAGTGATATTAGTCAGAGCAGAGACACCCcagctgttgcacacacaaGAAAGAACGATAAGAAAATTGATGCTCACAATCGAGAGGAAACACATTGTGGTTTCAGCACTGCAGGGGGAGTTAAAGTCCAAGTGTCCAAAAAAAGTCTTTTGAAAGCAACCAGTCTTTTCAAAGAATTTGATGATGGGGAATGTCATGATTCCCTATTATTTTCAACAAGCCCACAAGACGATCCTATGCCAAATCTGTCAAAAGTAGAAGATGTGGAAGGACCTTCGGGTTCAAACCTCACAACAGCCTCTGACAAGTACATGTCTACCAAGGGAACTGCCTCTCTTGTAGTTGAATCCGTGCCCTCCTTGCAAGAGTCTGACCTAAAAGTTGAAAATTTAAGAGGACATGGTTGTACGTCTGTCAATAACAAGGCAGCTAAAGATGCATTTAAGTTTCAGGAAGACACCATAACACCATCTGGGGCAGGCACTCTGCATGATTGCCCTGAAGAGGAAATGCAGTGTCTGCTGGACTATGAAATAAATGAGGAGAGCAGCACCAAGGAGTCTAAAGTTTTAAAACCAAATGAGTCTTCAGTTCTTAACTTTCAGTCACTTAACCTTACTGGTTGCACAGAGACCCAGCAAAAATTTCTTGCCCAGGAAGCTCTGGACTGTACTAAAGCTTTGCTAGAAGATGAAGGTCTGGCTGAACACAATCTCTTCATGACTTTAGAAAATATGCCACTACAACATAACACAAGTGCCAATGGGTGTGAAGAGAGTGAAAAGAGAAGAGGGAAAAGATCAGTGGAAGACACAGAAATGAATG GTCAGCCTCCCCTAAAAAGACGGTTACTGGAAGAGTTTGACAGGAGTCTCGTGGATCCAAAAGCTTCAACTCTCTACCCAGTCAAAAGTTGTTCCAATG GTTTAATGAAGGACAGGGGAGTTTTTAAATACAGCACCTCCCTTTATCCAAACATTACTCGGCCGCACAG TGGAAAAACCTATGTGGAAACTAGATTCCAAAAGACACAAATACAGAACTCAATGACAGGAGACCCCAGGAGCAAATCGGCATATTACAAGACATCAGCATTTGTTCCTCCATTTGTCAGAAATGCAAAGACAGAAACCCATAAGACTATGGTGCTCAAGGATAGCATAAGAATACCTTCAGCCTTTGTTCCTCcattcaaaaaacaaagaactatTGTTGAAGAGAGTTCCTGTAAAGCGCATGAGGGGGAAGACAAACACCAAAAACCGTTTGTAATGTCATCTAACAGCAAGTGTTTTGTGCCGCCCACTAAAAAAACACAAGGCGCTGCGGATGGAACTGCTGTGGCTGCAGCTCGAAGTGACGATATGAATAATCAAAGCTTACCTGTTGACTTCAGGTCTGTCAGTGCTGTTGGAGAGACATCAGGTGTAGATGGCACATGTTCAAGAAGACAAG ATGTATATCAGAATCTTCAGAACACTGAGCTGGCACAGGATATACAAGACATGAGGCTCAGGAAGAAGAAGCGCCAGAACATTCGACCTCTTCCAGGGAGCTTGtatcttaaaaaaacatcaggaGTACCTAGGATCCCACTAAAAGCTGCAGTGAATGGAAAGATCCCAGGAAGATACACCCCAAAAAAG ctttatgGATATGGAGTCCAAAAATATGTTTCCGATATCACTAGTGAGAATGCAGAATCTTTCCGCTTCAGCCTGCTGCAGTTCATCAAACTGGAAGCCTTTACAGATGAAGGTGGAGTTCAGCTTGCTGATGGAGGATGGCTGGTCCCCAGCAATGATGGGACTGCGGGGAAAGAAGAGTTTTATAG AGCTTTATGTGACACCCCGGGTGTGGATCCTAAATTGATCAGTGAAGCATGGGTGTACAATCACTACAGATGGATTGTGTGGAAGCAGGCCTCTATGGAAAAATCTTTTCCAGAAATAGTGGGCAGCCGGTGTCTCACACCCGAGCAGATTCTCCTCCAACTTAAGTACAG ATATGATGTAGAGGTGGACCACAGCCGCAGGCCAGCTCTGAGAAAGATCATGGAAAAGGATGACACGGCAGCCAAAACCCTGGTTCTCTGTGTTTGCGATATCATCTCCAGGGGTCACTCCCCAAAAACACAGAGTCACAATGACACCAAAACCCCTCACAGTGCAGATGCAAAGGTTGAAACTTCAGCTGCACTCATTTGGCTGACAGATGGTTGGTATGCCATTAAAGCTCAGCTGGATGAACCTTTGACTGCAATGGTTCACAAAGGTCGACTGACTGTCGGGGGCAAGTTGATCATCCATGGGGCTCAGCTGGTCGGATCACAAGATGCTTGCTCCCCTCTGGAGGCGCCTGAATCTCTGATGTTAAAG ATCTGTGCCAATAGCTGCAGACCTGCACGATGGGATGCTAAGCTAGGATTTCACAAGGATCCTCGGCCATTCCTCCTTCCAATCTCCTGTTTGTATAGCAATGGAGGTCCAGTAGGATCTGTTGACATTGTTGTACTGAGAAGCTATCCCATGCAG TGGATGGAGAGGAAGCCAGATGGCAGTGTTGTATTCCGTTCTTCACGTGCAGAAGAGAAGGAGGCGAGACGATACAACAGTCACAAACAAAACGCAATGGAAATCTTATTTGCCAAGATTCAATCTGAatttgaaaatgaagaaaagg GGAGTATCAAACCACAGCGGCGAAGAAAAACAATCAGTCATCAAGAAATTGCAAATCTGCAGGATGGAGAAGAGCTGTATGAAGCAGTGGGAGATGATCCGGCTTACCTTGAG GCTCATTTGAGTGCACACCAGTTGGAGGCCCTTCATACCTACAGACGCTCTCTGATGGAGAAGAAGCAGGCTGAACTGCAGGATCGATATCACCGTGCTCTGGAAGCAGAGGAGAATGAAATGAACTGCCCCAAACGAGAGGTTACACCCGTGTGGAGACTCTGCATTGCCGACTCCATGGAGCAACCCGGCAGGG TTTACCAGCTGAATCTTTGGCGACCTTCCTCAGATCTACAGTCTTTACTAAAGGAAGGCTGTCGATTCAAAGTCTATAACCTCACCACTTCAGATGGAAAGAAACGTAGCTGTATCGAACCTGTTCAGCTCACTgggacaaagaaaacacaatttcaAGAGCTACAG GCATCACATGAATGGTTGTCAACATACTTCCAACCAAGAGTTTGCACAAATTTTTTGAATCTTCAAAATCCAGATTTTGAGCCACTGTGTGGAGAAATTGATCTAGCAGGATATGTCATCAATGTTGTAGATGGAAAGG GTTCATCTCCTGCATTTTATTTGGCTGATGAGAAACTGAATTTTGTGAAAGTTCGCTGTTTCAGCAGCTTGTCTCAGACTGGTCTAGAAGACGTGTTAAAACCACGCGTCATATTGGCTCTGAGCAACCTCCAGCTCAGAGGTCAGTCAATGCATCCCACGCCTGTTGTGTATGCTGGAGATCTGACAAGTTTTTCTACAAATCCTAAAGAGGTTCATCTACAGGAATCTTTCAGCCAGCTTAAAACTCTGGTCCAG tgtcAGGAGAACTTCTTTGTAACTGCTGAAGAGAAGCTTTCAGAATTAGTCAGATCAAATGGCCGTAGCTACAGCTCCTCTCCAGCTCTCCAAAGACAAACACCAGCTTCTCTAACAGACAGAAGACAAGACATAAAATCAAGT GTGATTTCTCAGAAGCCAGGCAGAAACCTTGGATCCGTCACACCTGTCAGCAGGAAGTCTCCTACACCAACATCTTCAGCAGAAAAAGATCCCAAAAGCCTGAAAAGAAGGAGAGCACTGGACTATCTGTCTCGTATCCCGTCTCCGCCACCTCTTTCCCATCTGGGCTCAGTGGCTTCTCCATGTGTAAATAAGACATTCAACCCACCTCGGAGGTCTGTGACACcaagcactttaaaaactgtACAGACACCATCTCACAAACCCGCTGACTCACTAGGGGAggatgaatgggtgaatgatgAGGAACTGGCTATGATTGATACCCAGGCACTGCGTGTTAATTTAATCTAG